One genomic segment of Salinigranum rubrum includes these proteins:
- the hisG gene encoding ATP phosphoribosyltransferase, translating into MRIAVPNKGRLHDPTLSLLERAGLHLDNGADRKLYAGTVDPDVTVLFARAADIPEYVWDGAAAVGVTGYDQVRESGHDLTELVDLEFGRCRLVLAAPEDGDIQVPGDVSGKTVATEFPTIARDYFAQEGIDAEVVEVTGATELTPHVDMADAIIDITSTGTTLAVNRLAIVDEVLSSSARLFAHPDHAEDEKVQQLVMALRSVLSAEGKRYLMMNAPRERLDEVREVIPGLGGPTVMDIAGDDQVAVHVVVDEREVYEVVNELKNVGASGILVTEIERLVE; encoded by the coding sequence ATGCGCATCGCCGTTCCCAACAAAGGACGCCTCCACGACCCGACGCTGAGTCTGCTCGAACGCGCCGGTCTCCACCTCGACAACGGTGCCGACCGCAAACTGTACGCCGGGACGGTCGACCCCGACGTGACGGTCCTCTTCGCGCGTGCGGCCGACATCCCGGAGTACGTGTGGGACGGCGCCGCCGCGGTCGGCGTCACCGGCTACGACCAGGTGCGTGAGTCGGGTCACGACCTCACCGAACTGGTCGACCTGGAGTTCGGGAGGTGTCGACTCGTCCTCGCTGCGCCCGAGGACGGCGACATTCAGGTCCCCGGCGACGTCTCCGGGAAGACGGTCGCCACGGAGTTCCCGACCATCGCCCGCGACTACTTCGCACAGGAGGGCATCGACGCCGAAGTCGTGGAGGTGACGGGCGCGACCGAACTCACCCCTCACGTAGATATGGCCGACGCCATCATCGACATCACCTCAACGGGGACGACGCTCGCGGTGAACCGACTGGCTATCGTCGACGAGGTGCTCTCCTCGTCGGCACGGCTGTTCGCCCACCCCGACCACGCCGAGGACGAAAAGGTCCAGCAGTTGGTGATGGCGCTTCGGTCCGTCCTCTCGGCGGAGGGGAAACGCTACCTCATGATGAACGCCCCGCGAGAGCGCCTCGACGAGGTCCGGGAGGTCATCCCCGGCCTCGGCGGCCCGACGGTGATGGACATCGCCGGCGACGACCAGGTGGCCGTCCACGTCGTCGTCGACGAGCGGGAGGTGTACGAAGTCGTGAACGAGTTGAAGAACGTCGGCGCGAGCGGCATCCTCGTCACCGAAATCGAGCGACTGGTCGAGTAG
- a CDS encoding TATA-box-binding protein — protein sequence MRDPKETINIENVVASTGIGQELDLQSVAMDLEGADYDPEQFPGLVYRTQNPKSAALIFRSGKIVCTGAKSTDAVHESLEIVFDKLRELEIPVEDDPEITVQNIVTSADLGVSLNLNAIAIGLGLENIEYEPEQFPGLVYRISDPSVVALLFGSGKLVITGGKEPSDAEEAVDNIVSRLDELGLLDG from the coding sequence ATGAGGGACCCAAAGGAGACCATCAACATCGAGAACGTGGTCGCGTCGACGGGTATCGGGCAGGAACTCGACCTGCAGAGCGTCGCGATGGACCTCGAAGGCGCCGACTACGACCCCGAGCAGTTTCCGGGCCTCGTCTATCGGACACAGAACCCTAAATCCGCGGCGCTCATCTTCCGCTCCGGCAAGATCGTCTGTACCGGCGCCAAGAGCACCGACGCCGTCCACGAGAGCCTCGAAATCGTCTTCGACAAACTCCGCGAACTCGAGATACCCGTCGAAGACGACCCCGAGATCACGGTCCAGAACATCGTCACCTCGGCGGACCTCGGCGTGAGCCTCAACCTCAACGCCATCGCCATCGGTCTCGGCCTGGAGAACATCGAGTACGAACCCGAGCAGTTCCCCGGACTGGTCTACCGCATCTCCGACCCGAGCGTCGTCGCCTTGCTCTTCGGGAGCGGAAAGCTCGTCATCACCGGCGGCAAGGAACCCTCCGACGCCGAGGAGGCCGTCGACAACATCGTCTCCCGACTCGACGAACTCGGTCTCCTCGACGGCTGA
- a CDS encoding CPBP family intramembrane glutamic endopeptidase, producing MASPLASVKRLLWNADERRPRAPWRLIVGVVVIGVVLVVTGLVLAPLQPLLDSLLVESLSLVAVVTVVSGATSAVAIAVVGWVVDRRRLSDFGLGVDRDWWLDLGFGLALGAALMTLVFLVELALGWVVVTGTFSSSGSFAAGFAAILVLFLVVGVQEELLARGYLLTNVCEGLTGWLGDRGATAVAVLLSSVVFGALHLGNPNATLVSALSISLAGVMLALGYVLTDELAIPIGLHITWNLFQGGVYGFPVSGLGLDVALVAVSQRGPTVWTGGAFGPEAGLIGVAAILLGTLATVAYVRARYQVLAVHPSLTAPDLRWRD from the coding sequence ATGGCTTCCCCACTCGCCTCCGTGAAACGCCTCCTCTGGAACGCCGACGAGCGCCGCCCGCGCGCACCGTGGCGACTCATCGTCGGCGTCGTCGTCATCGGCGTCGTTCTCGTCGTGACGGGACTCGTCCTCGCGCCCCTCCAGCCCCTGCTCGACTCGCTCCTCGTCGAGAGCCTCTCGCTCGTCGCCGTCGTCACCGTCGTCTCCGGCGCGACGAGCGCCGTCGCCATCGCCGTCGTCGGCTGGGTCGTCGACCGGCGTCGACTCTCCGACTTCGGCCTCGGCGTCGACCGCGACTGGTGGCTCGACCTCGGTTTCGGCCTCGCGCTGGGGGCCGCCCTCATGACGCTCGTGTTCCTGGTGGAACTCGCGCTCGGTTGGGTCGTCGTCACCGGCACCTTCTCGTCGAGCGGGAGCTTCGCCGCCGGGTTCGCCGCGATTCTCGTCCTCTTTCTCGTCGTCGGAGTTCAGGAGGAACTGCTCGCCCGGGGCTACCTCCTGACCAACGTCTGTGAGGGGCTCACGGGCTGGCTCGGCGACCGCGGCGCGACGGCCGTCGCCGTGTTGCTCTCCTCGGTGGTGTTCGGCGCGCTTCACCTCGGCAACCCGAACGCGACGCTCGTCTCGGCGCTGTCTATCTCTCTCGCCGGCGTCATGCTCGCGCTCGGCTACGTCCTCACCGACGAACTCGCTATCCCCATCGGCCTCCACATCACGTGGAACCTCTTCCAGGGCGGCGTCTACGGCTTCCCCGTCTCCGGGCTGGGTCTCGACGTCGCCCTCGTCGCCGTCTCGCAGCGCGGTCCGACGGTGTGGACCGGCGGCGCGTTCGGCCCCGAGGCGGGGCTCATCGGCGTCGCCGCCATCCTCCTCGGGACCCTCGCCACCGTCGCGTACGTCCGCGCCCGGTACCAGGTACTCGCCGTCCACCCGTCGCTCACCGCGCCCGACCTGCGGTGGCGCGACTGA
- a CDS encoding ABC transporter substrate-binding protein: MAGNRLSGRRRFLALGTAAFAGLAGCAGSGGSGSGSDAGSEGGSGTDSDSAGSTADSGSGSGSGSGSGAGSDSGSMASEGRVSVGVLLPFTGEYDWVGGNVLPVVEMLAEGINEAGGIDGRRLEVVQADTEATVDASVSAAQKLVNVDAVDFIVGPTSLTFTGVIDLIRENGVPVITPTAGTTELDSVGGEYIFRTVPSDSLGGRAISRAARNREFNTLSSYERMGLMVGNAPALQSFKAPISSSFEEFGGTLTTVLDYATGKSSYQSEVSKLLSSDPELVTLVGTPEDSAKILRAAFQAGYEGNWFVTQDQTNADFLELTDERVTDGILGLVEADSPAAVEAGRVEEFAADFEEYAGREPGIFAKNTFDAVNIGALAARAALAAAGELTRDGIAARIRPVATPDGETVTNYATGAEALDSGSEINYEGLVGPCDFDENGDISSPFAIMKASGGSWEQVATLPASEL; encoded by the coding sequence GTGGCTGGAAACCGTCTCAGCGGTCGACGCCGGTTCCTCGCGCTCGGCACGGCCGCGTTCGCGGGACTCGCAGGCTGTGCCGGCAGTGGTGGCTCCGGCTCCGGTTCCGACGCCGGCAGCGAGGGTGGTAGCGGCACCGACTCCGATAGCGCCGGGTCGACGGCGGATTCCGGTTCCGGCTCTGGCTCTGGCTCTGGCTCCGGGGCCGGTTCCGATTCCGGGTCGATGGCCAGCGAGGGGCGCGTCTCCGTCGGCGTCCTCCTCCCCTTCACCGGCGAGTACGACTGGGTCGGCGGAAACGTCCTCCCGGTCGTGGAGATGCTCGCCGAGGGAATCAACGAGGCCGGCGGCATCGACGGCCGCCGTCTCGAAGTCGTCCAGGCCGACACGGAGGCGACGGTCGACGCGAGCGTCTCCGCGGCGCAGAAACTCGTCAACGTCGACGCGGTCGACTTCATCGTCGGCCCGACGAGCCTCACCTTCACCGGAGTGATCGACCTCATCCGGGAGAACGGCGTCCCCGTCATCACGCCCACGGCGGGGACCACCGAACTCGACAGCGTCGGCGGCGAGTACATCTTCCGGACCGTCCCCTCCGACTCGCTCGGCGGCCGCGCCATCTCGCGGGCCGCCCGCAACCGGGAGTTCAACACCCTCTCCTCGTACGAGCGGATGGGCCTGATGGTCGGGAACGCCCCGGCGCTGCAGTCGTTCAAAGCGCCGATCAGTTCCTCGTTCGAGGAGTTCGGCGGCACTCTCACCACGGTTCTCGACTACGCGACCGGCAAGTCCTCGTACCAGTCCGAGGTGTCGAAGTTGCTCTCTTCGGACCCCGAACTCGTCACGCTCGTCGGCACCCCAGAGGACAGCGCGAAGATACTCCGCGCGGCGTTTCAGGCCGGCTACGAGGGCAACTGGTTCGTCACGCAGGACCAGACCAACGCCGACTTCCTCGAACTCACCGACGAGCGCGTCACCGACGGTATCTTGGGGCTCGTCGAGGCCGACTCCCCCGCCGCGGTCGAGGCGGGTCGCGTCGAGGAGTTCGCCGCCGACTTCGAAGAGTACGCCGGCCGTGAGCCGGGCATCTTCGCGAAGAACACGTTCGACGCGGTGAACATCGGGGCGCTCGCGGCCAGAGCCGCGCTCGCCGCCGCCGGCGAGCTAACCCGCGACGGTATCGCCGCCCGGATTCGCCCCGTCGCGACTCCCGACGGCGAGACGGTCACGAACTACGCGACGGGCGCGGAGGCGCTCGACTCCGGGAGCGAAATCAACTACGAGGGCCTCGTCGGCCCCTGCGACTTCGACGAGAACGGCGACATCTCCTCGCCCTTCGCCATCATGAAGGCGAGCGGCGGCTCGTGGGAGCAGGTGGCGACCCTCCCGGCCAGCGAACTCTGA
- a CDS encoding methyltransferase domain-containing protein, with protein sequence MELAGTDDAYAAHEARVAATGVTVDAPGLAVARGVDRERIRGLAYTHRAAELVGHGDASVESARALLSAASIDRTGSVAVRARDVRSATGVSTREAEIELGSVLTDRGFSVDLDDPDHVLCAWFSGETCLLGWQVAESVRDFSTRQPTDRPFFQPGSMDPLDARWAANVAGGGNERRIVDPMCGTGGFLIEAGLVGSEVVGVDAQWKMTRGARENLAAYLGGEYEILRGDATALPLRDDCADGVVVDVPYGRQSKVATHSLSDLVSGALDEAARIAPRAVVVADRSWAEAAEVAGWQVEERFERRVHGSLTRHVHVLYRS encoded by the coding sequence CTGGAACTCGCCGGAACCGACGACGCCTACGCGGCCCACGAAGCGCGCGTGGCTGCGACGGGCGTGACGGTCGACGCGCCCGGACTGGCCGTCGCCCGCGGCGTCGACCGCGAGCGGATACGGGGCCTGGCGTACACCCACCGCGCGGCCGAACTCGTCGGGCACGGGGATGCCAGCGTCGAGAGCGCGCGTGCGCTCCTCTCGGCGGCCAGCATCGACCGGACGGGGAGCGTCGCGGTCCGCGCGCGCGACGTCCGCTCTGCGACCGGCGTCTCGACCCGAGAGGCCGAAATCGAACTCGGGAGCGTCCTCACAGACCGGGGGTTCTCGGTCGACCTCGACGACCCCGACCACGTCCTCTGTGCGTGGTTCTCGGGTGAGACGTGCCTGCTCGGGTGGCAGGTGGCCGAGAGCGTCCGCGACTTCTCGACCCGACAGCCCACCGACCGGCCGTTCTTCCAGCCGGGGAGCATGGACCCCCTCGACGCCCGCTGGGCCGCCAACGTCGCCGGAGGCGGGAACGAGCGGAGAATCGTCGACCCGATGTGCGGGACCGGCGGCTTCCTCATCGAGGCCGGTCTCGTCGGGAGCGAGGTGGTCGGCGTCGACGCCCAGTGGAAGATGACGCGCGGGGCGAGAGAGAACCTCGCGGCGTATCTGGGAGGAGAGTACGAGATACTCAGAGGCGACGCGACCGCGCTACCCCTCAGAGACGACTGTGCCGACGGCGTCGTCGTCGACGTTCCTTACGGACGGCAGTCGAAGGTGGCGACGCACTCGCTTTCGGACCTCGTCTCGGGCGCGCTCGACGAGGCGGCGCGCATCGCCCCGCGGGCGGTCGTGGTGGCCGACCGGTCGTGGGCCGAAGCAGCCGAGGTGGCGGGGTGGCAGGTGGAGGAACGGTTCGAGCGGCGCGTTCACGGGTCGCTGACGCGGCACGTCCACGTATTGTATCGGTCGTGA
- a CDS encoding DUF7473 family protein: MVVLQTVPSGSPAQVAGTFALFALFFTVTAHLAARNVLGDVEIKRAFAVGPAVPAISFVFVALSWPAALALPLALAADFGLFRYVYRQSNKLTAYLTLIHAVVSIILGVIVFGLLALIQSAPG; the protein is encoded by the coding sequence ATGGTCGTTCTCCAGACCGTGCCCTCCGGGAGTCCGGCACAGGTGGCTGGCACGTTCGCCCTCTTCGCGCTCTTCTTCACCGTCACGGCGCACCTCGCCGCCAGGAACGTCCTCGGCGACGTCGAAATCAAGCGGGCGTTCGCCGTCGGACCGGCCGTTCCGGCCATCAGCTTCGTCTTCGTCGCGCTCTCGTGGCCGGCCGCGCTCGCACTGCCGCTCGCGCTCGCCGCGGACTTCGGCCTCTTCCGGTACGTCTACCGGCAGTCGAACAAACTCACGGCGTATCTGACGCTCATCCACGCCGTCGTCAGCATCATCCTCGGCGTCATCGTTTTCGGACTCCTCGCGCTGATTCAGAGCGCACCCGGGTGA